Proteins encoded by one window of Salirhabdus salicampi:
- a CDS encoding cysteine desulfurase family protein: MIYFDNSATTKPYPEVLKTFHQVADQYFGNPSSIHRFGGESERLLKKAKEQASNLLGVEIDEVIFTSGGTESNNLAIKGIALQHQNRGKHIITTEIEHPSVLEACKALEKIDFDVTYLPVNKEGKINVQQLHDTIRTDTILISVMHVNNELGTIQPIKEIADIANQYPKLFFHVDHVQGLGKVQLPFNHPGIDLCSMSAHKIHGLKGTGLLYIKKGTTLFPLLHGGGQEGAKRPGTENLAGIVAMVKAMRMIMDKQTNESHHLNEMATKLRSCLANNKRVHLNSPEDGAPHILNYSVPGFKPEVVIHALSEKGIFISTKSACSSKHTDESAVLAACGLDERYTTSALRVSLSYDNTREEVETFCKAFEETVSQLSDVMG, encoded by the coding sequence ATGATTTACTTTGATAATAGTGCTACGACAAAGCCCTACCCAGAAGTGTTAAAAACGTTTCACCAAGTAGCAGATCAGTATTTTGGAAACCCATCTTCTATACACCGATTTGGAGGAGAATCCGAACGCTTGTTAAAGAAAGCTAAAGAACAAGCTTCAAACCTACTTGGGGTTGAAATCGATGAAGTTATATTCACATCTGGTGGAACAGAGAGTAACAATTTGGCGATTAAAGGGATTGCACTTCAACATCAAAATCGTGGGAAGCATATTATAACGACTGAAATTGAACACCCTTCAGTGTTAGAAGCTTGCAAGGCGTTGGAGAAAATTGATTTTGACGTAACATACCTTCCTGTCAATAAAGAAGGGAAGATAAATGTTCAGCAATTACATGACACGATTCGAACAGATACCATTTTAATTTCCGTCATGCACGTAAATAACGAACTAGGTACAATACAGCCTATAAAAGAGATTGCTGATATTGCAAATCAATATCCAAAACTTTTTTTCCATGTTGATCATGTACAAGGGTTAGGAAAAGTACAACTACCATTCAACCACCCTGGTATTGATCTATGTAGTATGTCAGCACATAAAATCCATGGACTAAAAGGAACTGGCCTCTTGTATATAAAGAAAGGTACAACGTTATTCCCATTATTACACGGAGGAGGACAAGAGGGTGCCAAAAGACCAGGAACCGAAAACTTAGCTGGGATTGTTGCGATGGTGAAAGCGATGCGTATGATCATGGATAAACAAACGAATGAATCGCATCACCTTAACGAGATGGCTACAAAGCTTCGTTCTTGTCTAGCGAATAATAAACGGGTGCATTTGAACTCACCAGAAGACGGTGCACCCCATATTTTAAATTACTCCGTTCCTGGGTTTAAACCAGAGGTGGTCATTCACGCTTTAAGTGAAAAAGGAATCTTTATATCAACGAAATCTGCATGCTCATCAAAGCATACAGATGAAAGCGCAGTATTAGCAGCGTGTGGTTTAGATGAAAGGTATACTACGTCTGCTTTAAGGGTCAGCTTATCATATGATAATACACGTGAAGAAGTAGAAACTTTTTGTAAAGCATTTGAGGAAACAGTTAGTCAATTAAGTGATGTAATGGGGTAG
- the ezrA gene encoding septation ring formation regulator EzrA: protein MEYIIGAILLFIAFIIFSLIFRKRIYDRVDKLEEWKLHIMNKEVAEELSKVKHLNLSGETEARFEKWRSEWDNIVARWLPDLEEDLFDAEEAADRYRFRTANKVLREVEETLIGIEESITNMYEEVERLLHSEQDTREQVEQLRPGIKEARKELLQNRHHFGKAEFVLELELDEIEAEISSYDELTENGNYFEAEKRVREAKNRLDHLRYKMNVFPMLYKACRNELPEQLEELANGLSEMKDRGFQIQHFGFEQEIHKHHEKLLAMLELLNKGEVEGIEQGIQETDERIKEIYDQLEREVLAKNFTDQKVSIMNEKLQSTSEQFEAVKNEIAVIQDSYHINDQDQEMQYSLENWLSQLKTQADKINQAVNEEKKNYSVIRSELENWLKQWESLHDMQTEYRERIQSLRKHELEAKRKITELKKEISLIRRKLHTSNLPGVPEYIMDITVEAANMIQEAKKHLDIHPLNMEFIQSTIDKAEKNTLTVREQTELLLEEAQLAEVVIQYANRYRSQYPVLGAKLVEAEQAFRNYDYKLALEKASVALEGIEPGATDRLRGLVTN from the coding sequence ATGGAGTACATCATCGGAGCCATTCTTTTATTTATCGCATTCATTATCTTTAGTCTAATTTTTAGAAAACGAATTTATGATCGTGTAGATAAGCTTGAAGAATGGAAATTACATATAATGAATAAGGAAGTTGCTGAGGAATTATCGAAAGTAAAGCATTTGAATTTGTCTGGTGAAACAGAGGCACGTTTTGAAAAATGGCGATCAGAGTGGGATAACATCGTGGCAAGGTGGCTTCCTGATCTAGAAGAAGATTTGTTCGACGCCGAAGAAGCGGCAGACCGCTATCGGTTCCGTACAGCAAATAAGGTTCTTCGTGAAGTTGAAGAAACATTAATCGGGATTGAAGAATCCATTACGAATATGTATGAAGAAGTTGAAAGGTTACTTCACTCAGAACAGGATACAAGAGAACAAGTGGAACAACTGCGCCCCGGCATCAAAGAGGCACGGAAAGAATTGTTACAAAATCGCCATCACTTTGGCAAGGCTGAGTTCGTCTTAGAATTGGAGTTAGATGAAATAGAAGCAGAGATTTCTTCTTATGACGAACTAACAGAAAACGGCAATTATTTTGAGGCGGAAAAACGTGTACGAGAAGCAAAGAATCGTTTAGATCACCTAAGATATAAAATGAATGTTTTTCCTATGCTATATAAAGCTTGTAGGAATGAACTTCCGGAACAACTTGAAGAGTTGGCTAACGGGTTGTCGGAAATGAAAGACCGCGGATTTCAAATTCAACATTTCGGTTTTGAACAAGAAATACATAAACATCATGAAAAATTGCTTGCTATGCTTGAACTGTTAAATAAGGGCGAAGTTGAAGGAATTGAACAAGGTATTCAAGAAACCGATGAACGTATTAAAGAGATATATGATCAACTAGAGCGTGAAGTATTAGCAAAAAACTTTACTGATCAAAAAGTAAGTATTATGAATGAAAAATTACAATCAACGAGTGAACAATTTGAAGCAGTAAAGAATGAAATAGCTGTTATTCAAGACAGTTATCATATTAATGATCAAGACCAGGAAATGCAGTACAGTTTAGAAAATTGGTTAAGTCAATTAAAAACTCAAGCGGACAAAATTAATCAAGCAGTGAATGAGGAAAAGAAAAACTATTCAGTAATACGTTCGGAACTTGAGAATTGGTTAAAGCAATGGGAAAGCTTACACGATATGCAAACCGAATATCGGGAACGAATCCAATCATTACGGAAACATGAATTAGAGGCAAAACGAAAAATTACGGAACTTAAAAAAGAGATTTCCCTTATTAGAAGGAAACTTCATACGAGTAACTTACCAGGTGTACCTGAGTACATAATGGATATTACAGTGGAAGCCGCAAATATGATTCAAGAAGCAAAAAAACATTTGGACATTCATCCGTTAAATATGGAATTTATCCAATCAACAATTGATAAGGCAGAAAAAAATACGTTAACGGTAAGAGAACAAACAGAACTGTTACTAGAAGAAGCCCAATTAGCTGAAGTCGTCATTCAATATGCAAATAGATACCGGAGTCAGTATCCGGTGCTGGGAGCTAAATTAGTTGAGGCGGAACAGGCGTTTCGTAATTATGACTATAAATTAGCATTAGAGAAAGCTAGTGTAGCTCTCGAGGGAATTGAACCTGGAGCAACCGATCGACTAAGGGGACTTGTCACAAATTAG
- the refZ gene encoding forespore capture DNA-binding protein RefZ yields MEQVIKPTKEKVADTAVQLFYTKGFHGTSVRDIAKKASVNVSMISYYFKNKQGLLEYLVVRYYEEYLDVVEQQIFERNLHEDVSDFLYLIDAIIQYKQKHHQFTCFIQRELSFDNMFIRELLVTYLAKEQYLLQNAFYSILPDFAYTVIEKECLYMQFKGLLNIPFLMPHEWKQNVQGNYSEQAYLSTYIQMLKNWLSTVWTIS; encoded by the coding sequence ATGGAACAAGTTATAAAACCGACGAAAGAAAAAGTTGCTGATACAGCCGTTCAACTTTTCTATACGAAAGGGTTCCATGGAACTTCTGTGCGAGATATTGCAAAGAAAGCCAGTGTGAACGTCTCCATGATAAGCTATTACTTCAAGAATAAACAAGGTTTGTTGGAATATTTAGTTGTTCGTTACTACGAAGAGTATTTAGATGTAGTGGAACAACAGATATTCGAACGAAACTTACATGAAGATGTAAGTGACTTTTTATACTTAATTGATGCTATTATACAATACAAACAAAAACATCATCAATTCACTTGTTTTATCCAGCGGGAGTTATCCTTCGATAATATGTTTATACGTGAACTTCTTGTAACCTACTTAGCGAAAGAACAATATTTATTACAAAATGCCTTCTATTCTATACTCCCAGATTTTGCTTATACTGTGATTGAAAAGGAATGTTTATATATGCAGTTCAAAGGCCTGCTAAATATCCCCTTCTTAATGCCCCACGAATGGAAGCAAAATGTTCAAGGTAATTACTCAGAACAAGCGTACTTATCTACTTATATTCAGATGCTCAAAAACTGGTTAAGTACGGTATGGACCATTTCATGA
- a CDS encoding GAF domain-containing protein gives MFNTMQYNGTREENYKLLLQQLKGLLHGEEDVIANLSNASSLLNQFLDDVNWVGFYLMKNGELVLGPFQGLPACVRIQVGKGVCGTAVKENETQRVADVEQFPGHIACDAASKSEIVVPIHVNGEVFGVLDIDSPNLNRFDELDQQYLEEFVQVISEHL, from the coding sequence ATGTTTAATACTATGCAATACAATGGCACACGGGAAGAAAATTACAAACTATTACTACAACAACTAAAAGGTTTATTACACGGTGAAGAGGATGTTATTGCCAATCTTTCCAATGCTTCTTCTTTATTAAATCAATTTTTAGATGATGTAAATTGGGTAGGATTTTATCTTATGAAAAATGGTGAACTTGTTTTAGGTCCATTCCAAGGATTGCCTGCCTGTGTCCGCATTCAAGTTGGTAAAGGCGTGTGCGGAACAGCTGTTAAAGAAAACGAAACCCAGCGCGTGGCAGATGTGGAACAGTTCCCTGGACATATTGCTTGTGATGCAGCAAGTAAATCAGAAATCGTCGTCCCCATTCATGTAAATGGCGAAGTATTTGGCGTTTTAGACATTGATAGTCCAAACCTGAACCGCTTTGATGAACTTGACCAGCAATATTTAGAAGAGTTCGTGCAAGTTATAAGTGAACATTTATAA
- a CDS encoding sensor domain-containing diguanylate cyclase, with protein sequence MEKIKKQIKLSFYDIQFENRLSVQEMIERVVAKVQDILHAKTVGIYLLHDPMNSYLLQNAYSSETLLNIVHQMDWKSYKNEQMGKSDVLDGNCFCKSGTFDGESVVIPIQKEKYEALVFIGFEDRDQLQSYIQTFHMVATEIIKMIVHRKHFLNSDEEQNKFTNVANTMATFHSSLNRKNVLTTMMKTIKEKFPAVEAYLLLSQGQMEANQLPIKDIKYDQSPDQSETKAFLTGEIQYDIRNQRIHMFVPLIGTQGIYGVLEVISQETRFFTNQVIDFFTFLGNTAGSALEKASLYEKSQRKISNLQFINNTSQTLTSTMDITETFAYLHHLIQKDLHADEVGFFLQSDDGNLHFMEESSTYFKENIEQCKLLLNDERIKNGESIFTGEIKEAIPHCTPVPYESVMIVPMMEERNVIGYVIALHQEKYFFSLETYKLLQSIVRHSTLTVTNSMLKEELEYLVRTDYLTKLSSRKHLDEMMYEDVRQGMKGSFVIVDIDNFKAINDCYGHDVGDKVIIQVAQIIQDTIGSNDVAARWGGEELAIYLPNSSLEKSTIIADHLVNRVSHSTTPKVTISCGISSWNHTINNQLKDIFIRADRALYKAKKDGKNLVRTDNAL encoded by the coding sequence ATGGAAAAAATAAAAAAACAAATAAAGTTGAGTTTCTATGATATCCAATTCGAGAATAGATTGTCCGTACAAGAAATGATTGAAAGAGTGGTTGCAAAGGTTCAAGATATATTGCACGCAAAAACAGTAGGGATATATTTATTGCATGATCCGATGAACTCATATCTATTACAAAATGCTTATTCATCAGAGACGCTATTGAATATCGTTCATCAAATGGATTGGAAATCATATAAGAATGAACAAATGGGTAAAAGTGATGTCTTAGATGGAAACTGCTTTTGTAAAAGTGGTACATTTGACGGTGAATCTGTTGTTATCCCAATTCAAAAAGAAAAATATGAGGCTCTCGTCTTCATCGGTTTTGAGGATAGAGATCAATTACAAAGCTATATTCAAACATTTCATATGGTTGCAACAGAAATAATAAAGATGATTGTTCATAGAAAGCATTTCTTGAACTCGGATGAAGAACAAAACAAGTTTACAAACGTCGCAAATACTATGGCTACATTTCATTCCTCATTAAATAGAAAAAATGTTTTAACAACTATGATGAAGACCATTAAGGAAAAATTTCCTGCCGTGGAAGCATATTTACTCCTTTCTCAAGGACAAATGGAAGCGAATCAATTACCAATCAAAGATATTAAATATGATCAATCTCCTGACCAAAGTGAAACAAAAGCTTTTTTAACTGGAGAAATTCAATATGACATACGTAACCAGAGGATACATATGTTTGTACCTTTAATCGGCACACAGGGGATTTACGGTGTACTGGAAGTCATCTCACAAGAGACACGCTTTTTTACTAATCAAGTTATTGATTTTTTCACCTTTTTAGGAAACACTGCCGGAAGTGCTCTGGAGAAAGCTAGTTTATATGAAAAATCCCAGCGGAAGATATCCAATTTGCAATTTATTAATAATACTTCCCAAACGTTAACGTCAACAATGGATATAACTGAAACATTTGCGTATTTACACCATTTAATTCAAAAGGACTTACATGCAGATGAAGTAGGCTTCTTCCTGCAAAGTGACGACGGTAATCTTCATTTTATGGAAGAGAGCTCAACATATTTCAAGGAGAACATTGAACAGTGCAAGTTACTCCTTAATGATGAACGCATTAAAAACGGGGAGTCTATTTTTACAGGGGAGATTAAAGAAGCCATTCCACATTGCACTCCAGTTCCTTATGAGTCAGTAATGATCGTGCCGATGATGGAAGAAAGAAATGTTATCGGGTATGTGATAGCCTTACATCAGGAGAAATATTTCTTTTCATTGGAGACTTATAAACTCCTTCAATCAATAGTTAGACATTCCACCTTAACGGTAACGAACTCTATGTTAAAGGAGGAATTGGAGTACCTTGTCCGAACTGATTACCTCACGAAACTTTCGTCCCGGAAACACCTTGATGAAATGATGTATGAAGATGTGAGACAAGGAATGAAAGGTTCCTTTGTCATTGTAGATATTGATAATTTTAAGGCTATTAATGATTGTTATGGTCATGACGTTGGAGATAAGGTCATCATTCAAGTAGCTCAGATCATACAGGATACAATAGGTAGCAATGATGTTGCTGCGAGATGGGGCGGAGAAGAATTAGCTATATATTTACCGAATTCATCTTTAGAGAAAAGCACTATCATAGCTGATCATCTTGTAAATCGAGTATCTCATTCCACGACCCCGAAAGTAACGATATCCTGTGGTATTTCTTCCTGGAATCATACAATCAATAATCAATTAAAGGATATATTTATCCGTGCTGATCGGGCTTTATATAAGGCAAAAAAGGACGGGAAAAATTTAGTCCGAACAGATAATGCCCTATAA
- the rpsD gene encoding 30S ribosomal protein S4, protein MSRFTGSIWKKSRRYGISLSGTGKELEKRPYAPGQHGPNQRRKQSEYGLQLQEKQKLRFMYGINERQFRRLFDEAGKMKGVHGENFMILLEARLDNLVYRLGLARTRRQARQLVNHGHITVDGSRVDIPSYRVQPGQTIGLREKSKDLQIVKEAIEVNNFVPEYLSFDAEKQEGTFNRYPERSELPSEINEALIVEFYSR, encoded by the coding sequence ATGTCTCGTTTTACGGGTTCAATATGGAAAAAATCACGTCGCTATGGCATTTCTTTGAGCGGTACAGGTAAAGAGTTAGAAAAACGCCCTTATGCACCAGGACAACATGGTCCTAACCAAAGAAGAAAGCAATCTGAATATGGTCTTCAGTTGCAGGAAAAGCAAAAACTACGCTTCATGTACGGAATTAACGAACGTCAATTCCGTCGTCTATTTGACGAAGCAGGTAAAATGAAAGGTGTTCACGGTGAGAACTTCATGATTCTTCTTGAAGCTCGTCTTGATAACCTTGTTTACCGTCTTGGATTAGCACGTACTCGTCGTCAAGCTCGTCAGCTTGTAAACCACGGTCACATCACTGTAGATGGAAGTCGTGTAGACATCCCATCTTACCGTGTACAACCTGGTCAAACAATCGGCCTACGTGAAAAGTCAAAAGACTTACAAATCGTAAAGGAAGCTATAGAAGTGAACAACTTTGTTCCTGAATACCTTTCTTTCGATGCAGAAAAGCAAGAGGGTACTTTCAACCGTTATCCTGAACGTTCAGAGTTGCCATCTGAAATTAACGAAGCACTTATCGTTGAGTTCTACTCTCGTTAA
- a CDS encoding acrylyl-CoA reductase family protein, translated as MKEKFSALVVDKRGDTCNVGVRQLTLSQLPKGEVTVKVAYSSVNYKDGLASIPNGKIVQSYPFVPGIDLAGIVVASESKRFKEGDEVLVTGYELGVSHYGGYSEYARVKEEWVVPLPEQLSMKEAMAYGTAGFTAALSIYKLEKAGLSHDQGPVLVTGATGGVGSIAAALLANKGYQVVASTGSNQYTDYLKGLGVSEVIGRNELEKDKIRALDKQRWIAAVDPVGGKSLAYILSSIQYGGSVAVSGLVGGVNVPTTVFPFILRGVNLLGVDSVYCPMEVREELWRKMAAFKPQSLMTDVSKEVSLQELPTALSEILEGKTKGRVIVKVS; from the coding sequence ATGAAAGAAAAGTTTTCTGCCCTTGTTGTAGATAAACGAGGAGATACTTGTAATGTAGGTGTTCGGCAATTAACATTGTCCCAATTGCCGAAAGGGGAAGTAACCGTTAAAGTTGCATATTCAAGTGTCAATTATAAAGATGGACTAGCATCAATTCCGAATGGGAAAATTGTTCAATCTTATCCGTTCGTTCCAGGGATTGATCTAGCTGGCATTGTAGTTGCATCAGAAAGTAAACGATTTAAAGAGGGTGATGAAGTACTAGTTACTGGATATGAATTAGGGGTAAGTCATTATGGGGGATATAGTGAGTATGCTCGGGTAAAAGAAGAGTGGGTTGTGCCGTTACCTGAACAATTGTCTATGAAGGAGGCTATGGCCTACGGTACAGCTGGTTTTACAGCTGCATTATCAATATACAAGCTAGAGAAGGCCGGGTTATCTCACGATCAAGGGCCAGTACTCGTCACAGGCGCCACAGGTGGTGTAGGTAGTATAGCAGCTGCACTATTAGCTAATAAAGGCTACCAAGTAGTTGCAAGCACCGGCAGTAATCAATATACAGATTACTTAAAAGGCTTAGGAGTTAGTGAAGTGATTGGTCGAAATGAATTAGAAAAAGATAAAATCAGGGCATTAGACAAACAAAGGTGGATAGCAGCTGTTGACCCGGTAGGGGGGAAATCATTAGCCTATATTTTAAGCTCTATTCAATACGGTGGTTCTGTGGCAGTAAGTGGTTTAGTAGGGGGTGTAAACGTTCCGACTACTGTGTTTCCATTTATTTTGCGAGGAGTTAACTTATTAGGAGTCGATTCTGTCTATTGCCCGATGGAGGTTCGAGAAGAACTATGGCGAAAAATGGCCGCATTTAAACCTCAAAGTTTAATGACTGATGTAAGTAAAGAAGTATCTTTACAGGAACTGCCGACTGCCTTATCAGAGATTCTTGAAGGGAAAACGAAAGGGAGAGTCATCGTTAAAGTTTCATAA
- the tyrS gene encoding tyrosine--tRNA ligase, with protein MEILQDLQERGLVSQITDEEGLAKHLQEDTVSLYCGFDPTADSLHIGHLLPILMLKRFQKAGHRPIALVGGGTGLIGDPSGRNTERQLNEESVVEEWSTKLKQQIANILNTNNDEEGVVAVDNRDWLSQMNVIEFLRDIGKHFGVNYMLAKESVESRIENGISFTEFSYMILQSLDFMNLYKEQGCTLQIGGSDQWGNITAGLELIRRTSEEGEQAKAFGLTVPLITKADGTKFGKTAGGAVWLDPEKTTPYEFYQFWVNTDDRDVIKFIRYFTFLSKEEIAQLEETVATQPEKRIAQKRLAEEMTKLVHGSEALEQAEKITAALFSGDVTTLNGKEIEQGFKDVPSHIVQENKGLIDLLVEAKISSSKRQAREDIQNGAIYINGERQQDLQYVVNEKDRIDGKFTIIRRGKKKYFLIRYQ; from the coding sequence ATGGAAATTTTACAAGATTTACAAGAACGAGGCTTAGTTAGTCAGATTACAGATGAAGAAGGTTTAGCGAAACATTTGCAGGAAGACACCGTTTCACTTTACTGTGGGTTTGACCCAACAGCTGACAGCTTACATATTGGCCATTTGTTACCAATCTTAATGTTAAAACGATTTCAAAAAGCAGGCCACAGGCCCATTGCATTAGTTGGTGGCGGAACTGGATTAATTGGTGACCCTAGTGGCAGAAATACAGAACGTCAGTTGAATGAGGAAAGTGTAGTCGAAGAATGGAGCACAAAGCTGAAGCAGCAAATTGCAAACATATTAAATACGAATAATGACGAAGAGGGCGTAGTAGCTGTAGATAACCGTGACTGGCTTTCTCAAATGAATGTAATTGAATTTCTACGTGACATCGGAAAACATTTTGGGGTAAACTACATGCTCGCAAAAGAATCTGTAGAATCACGAATTGAAAATGGTATATCCTTTACCGAATTTAGTTACATGATTTTACAGTCATTAGACTTTATGAATTTATACAAAGAGCAAGGGTGTACGCTGCAAATTGGTGGAAGTGACCAATGGGGTAATATTACGGCAGGCTTGGAGTTAATTCGTAGAACGTCTGAAGAAGGAGAGCAAGCTAAAGCATTTGGGTTAACAGTACCTCTAATTACAAAAGCGGATGGTACGAAATTTGGTAAAACAGCAGGTGGTGCTGTTTGGTTAGACCCTGAAAAAACAACCCCATACGAATTTTATCAGTTTTGGGTAAATACAGATGATCGTGATGTCATTAAATTTATTCGTTACTTTACATTTTTGTCAAAAGAAGAAATTGCTCAACTCGAGGAAACAGTAGCAACTCAACCGGAAAAACGGATTGCTCAGAAACGCCTGGCGGAAGAGATGACGAAACTCGTTCATGGTAGTGAAGCACTAGAACAAGCGGAAAAAATTACTGCAGCTTTATTTAGTGGAGATGTTACAACGTTAAATGGTAAAGAAATCGAGCAAGGATTTAAGGATGTTCCATCTCATATTGTTCAAGAAAATAAGGGATTAATTGACCTCCTTGTGGAAGCGAAGATTTCCTCATCGAAACGACAGGCCCGTGAAGATATTCAAAATGGCGCAATCTATATTAATGGTGAACGTCAGCAGGATTTGCAATACGTTGTAAACGAAAAAGATCGTATCGATGGTAAGTTTACTATCATTCGTCGTGGGAAGAAGAAATACTTCTTAATTCGTTACCAGTAA